One window from the genome of Cervus elaphus chromosome 8, mCerEla1.1, whole genome shotgun sequence encodes:
- the LOC122698590 gene encoding small cysteine and glycine repeat-containing protein 9-like: MGCCGCGSCGGCGGGCGGGCGGGCGGGGCGGCNSCRCYRVGCCTSCCPCCYGCCGGCCSVPVVCCHRRTCSCHSCGCGGGKGCCQQKGCCQQKGCCHKQCCH, from the coding sequence ATGGGCTGCTGTGGTTGTGGAAGTtgcggcggctgcggcggcggctgcggcggcggctgcggcggggGCTGCGGCGGCGGGGGCTGCGGCGGCTGCAACAGCTGCAGGTGCTACCGGGTGGGCTGCTGCACCAGCTGCTGCCCCTGCTGCTACGGCTGCTGCGGGGGCTGCTGCAGCGTCCCCGTGGTCTGCTGCCACCGCCGCACCTGCAGCTGCCACTCGTGTGGCTGCGGCGGCGGGAAGGGCTGCTGCCAGCAGAAAGGCTGCTGCCAGCAGAAGGGCTGCTGCCACAAGCAGTGCTGCCACTGA